A segment of the candidate division TA06 bacterium genome:
GGGTGGGGCCCCGGGGATTTTCGCAATTTCGAATCTAGGAACCACAGATTTCACAGATTATCACAAGATTATTCTTGTGGTTCGGTTTGAGCCACGAGGATGTGTTCGAAATCTGTGTTAATCTCGTGTAATCTTGTGGTTTCAGCGGTTCGGTTGAATTTCGGTTTTCCATTTTCGAAGGTGTGGTGAGGGGTGATGGGAATTTCGGGTGTTGGGTGGTTGAGGGCAGGGAATTTCGTGGGTACAGGTGTAGGGGGGCGGAGTTTTCTCCTTGACACAGGGGTGTTTGAGTGATTTAATCCTTTTTTGCAGCGTCGGAAGGGCGGGGCTGGGCAAAGAAAACGTATGAGGGTGGTTCTACAAAGGGTTAGGAGTGCGAGAGTACTGGTAGACGGCGAAGTCAAAGGGGAGATTGGCCCCGGGGTCGTCCTCCTTTTGGGAGTCACTCACGGAGATACTGAAGCTGATATCAAGAGCCTGGCGGACAAATGCATAAACTTGCGAATATTCGAGGACGAACAAGGAAAAATGAATCTCTCCTGCGAGCAGGTGGGCGGCGCATTCCTTATTGTCTCCCAATTCACCCTCTACGGTGACGTAAGCAGAGGCAGAAGGCCTTCGTTTACTGACGCTGCAGAACCGGCAGTTGCCGAATCGCTCTATGAATCGTTTGTGAAATATGTGAGAGGAGCTCGCATCACGGTGGCGACCGGGTCTTTCGGGCAGAAGATGCTTGTCCAGATTGAGAATGATGGGCCGGTCACATTTGTGATAGATAGCAAGCAATAATAACATAAGCATTATCCCCGATGCTTGTTGTTCTCATTCCGGTTCCGCCCGTGTGAGCCACACAGAGGTCTCAATGTTAGTCTCCATGACAGGTTATGGCCAGGCAGAGAGAGGCCTGAAGAAGGATGGAAAGAAGGTCTCTTGTGAAATCAAGACTGTCAACCACAGATTCTGTGAGATAGTCTGCAGGCTTCCGAGAGTGCTTTTTCCTTACGAGGACAGGATAAAAGCTTTGGTCCGCGATCGTCTCGAACGAGGTTACACTACTGTTAAAGTGAGTATCGACGGCCCGGAAGATTCACTTGGAGCACTCGAGGTTGACTACGATTACGCCAGAAACTACCACAGGCTTCTCAGAAAATTGAAGAAGGATCTTGGCCTCCAGGGCGATATTGACGTCTCCCTGTTCATGCAAAGGCCGGGCGTCATAAAAGAGACGAGAGAAGAGGCCATATCGGGAAAGGAGTGGAACCGTGTCAAGAACGCCGTTGAGGCTGCCTTGTCAGAGGTTCTGACTTCGAGAAGAAGGGAGGGAAGGAGGCTTCTTTCAGACATGAAAGGGCGAGCTAAACGCATTGGCTCTCTTGTACAAAGAATAGAGAAAAGATCTCCGAAAACTGTCGCCGCAAAGAGGAAGAATCTTCTGA
Coding sequences within it:
- a CDS encoding D-tyrosyl-tRNA(Tyr) deacylase; translation: MRVVLQRVRSARVLVDGEVKGEIGPGVVLLLGVTHGDTEADIKSLADKCINLRIFEDEQGKMNLSCEQVGGAFLIVSQFTLYGDVSRGRRPSFTDAAEPAVAESLYESFVKYVRGARITVATGSFGQKMLVQIENDGPVTFVIDSKQ
- a CDS encoding YicC family protein; this encodes MLVSMTGYGQAERGLKKDGKKVSCEIKTVNHRFCEIVCRLPRVLFPYEDRIKALVRDRLERGYTTVKVSIDGPEDSLGALEVDYDYARNYHRLLRKLKKDLGLQGDIDVSLFMQRPGVIKETREEAISGKEWNRVKNAVEAALSEVLTSRRREGRRLLSDMKGRAKRIGSLVQRIEKRSPKTVAAKRKNLLKKISQLQDSAYAGLRIEEEISIFADRCDVVEECVRLKSHLESLEAMFKKVGSVGRKLIFMLQEINREANTIASKAQDAQISHDAVSIKEELERLREQAENVV